One Sporosarcina sp. FSL W8-0480 genomic window, ACACTTGTGCTCATGAATAATAGCAATCGGTATGTGGTCGTGTTACATGGTTTGAAGGCGAAGGAATTCAAGAATTTGGATATGATCATACATGAAGCAATCCGCAAGACTTTCCGCGCGGAGCGAATCCAAGAAGAGGTAATTGACCGCTATCTTGAGGAGGCCGGCCCTGTTACATTCCATAAAACGAAGAATCGGTCATTCGTTGCCCAATTGAACAAGGCGTGTGACAACGTATGTTTCGACTCACGTAATCTGGATCCTGATGTGCTGGTTAATACAGAAGTGGCGAAGCGGGCGGGCCGGTGGTTGACGGGCGGTGGGAAGAAGGAGATGATTCGCCCATATGAGGAACTGCGTAAAGATTTGACTGCAATGGCGGAGGGTCCTATTTTCACCGCGGAAGCCGCCGTCATGAAAATTTCTATGCCGTTCGAAGGACTTTCCATCTGGCGGCGTGTGCGTGTTCCACTCAATATGCCATTTAACGAGTTCCATAACATGTTGCAAATACTTTTCGGATGGACAAACAGCCATCTCCACGAGTTTTACGTGTTTGATCAAACCGAAACGACGGAGCCGTATCACTACTTTTCACCATATCATGTCAAAGGCGATTTCAAGCCGGTCTTGAATATCGTGATGGACGAGGAACTGATTAGAGATACATCAGAAGTGGAACAGATACTTGAGAAAAACCTATTATTATCTGACGTTGTTCCTAAAAATACACTGATGAAATATGTCTACGACTTCGGCGACAATTGGCAGCATGAAATCATCATGGAGGAAATCGTGAACGATGAGTCCATCGTATCACCGGTCTGCTTGGAAGGCGAAGGCGATGCACCCCCTGAAGATTGCGGAGGAGAACCCGGATTCCGTGAGTTTTTGGCCATTATGAGTGATCCTACTCATCCGGAGCACGATTCCATGAAGCAATGGGCGGCAGGGCAGTTATACCAAAGATTTAATAAGGGGCTGGTAAATCATCGGTTGAGGGGGATGTGAGGTGGGGAAGGTAGTTTTTGAGGTACTTGTGCAGCAGGTACCTCAAAACAACATCTTAAAATCCTATCCAAAACCGCATAAATTCAGTAATTCGCGCATAATTTCAAAAACGCACTCATAAACGAATGTAAAGATTTATAAACGCTAATAACTCTCCACTCTTCACTCTTCACATCACTGAAGGCGAAGATACTACTTCTACGGGTTTCAACCTTAAAAGGTTTCGGGATTGTTGAAATTGGATTTAGATGCCTGGATTAAGTACCGCATTTAAGCACAGCACACTAATCGATATATTGAAGAGGGAAGCGGTGAAGTTTCCGTATTATGCAGAGGGGTGGGGAGGTAGGGTGAGAATGTAAAAGCAACGACCCTGAGTTAACTTGCTGACAGGTTCGTTGCTTCAATTTAGGATGGTTATTTCTCTTTCTCAATAATTGAATGGACTTCTTGAACGGAAAGCTTAGTGACTTCTGCAATAAAAGATAGCGGAGTATTTTTTTGATAAAGCGCTATAACCAATTCAATCCCTATCTAAAAATACTGCTTGAATGTGCAAGATGATATTACCTCCATTCATGTGTCATTACATCTTCTCTTTAAAGGAAGGAAAATCCTTCAATTTATTATGTACATGTGCACCACAAATATAAAGAAAGGTAGCCTCTTAATGTCCTGTCTTTAGTAAGAAAGGGATTAAGAGGCAACTCGAAAGTGATAGATAATGATTAATGATGTGTATATCTATTTATTAGATCCGTAAACCTTAAGGAATGATTAGCAACTTTCAACCACTACAGCAGCTGCTAAACACGGAAGAGTGATTCCTGGAAGGTTAAGTCCAGTAATACAAACCCTTTGGTTGACCGAATCTATTTCTAAAGAAACTGTCACATCAGTAGATACTCCGCCTACTACTAAGGTGCCATCGACGCTGACAGTTAGCACGCCGTTATCACAGACTGGAAGCCCGATGCCTGATGCAACTGCAGTGAAACTAACATTCACATTAGGCAGTAATGGTTGTTTTTGTCAACATGAAATTGAGCCAGAGCGATCACATCAAAAGTGAGCCACTTTATTCTTTTGATTCCCCAGTATTGGGGAATTATGGATGTTTATGATTCTGGCCCCGAGGGGCCAGAATCATAAA contains:
- a CDS encoding plasmid pRiA4b ORF-3 family protein; its protein translation is MKIHGTKKLLDAIPFEVTVEGEGDNELYAWHANLLTIDRRKTLVLMNNSNRYVVVLHGLKAKEFKNLDMIIHEAIRKTFRAERIQEEVIDRYLEEAGPVTFHKTKNRSFVAQLNKACDNVCFDSRNLDPDVLVNTEVAKRAGRWLTGGGKKEMIRPYEELRKDLTAMAEGPIFTAEAAVMKISMPFEGLSIWRRVRVPLNMPFNEFHNMLQILFGWTNSHLHEFYVFDQTETTEPYHYFSPYHVKGDFKPVLNIVMDEELIRDTSEVEQILEKNLLLSDVVPKNTLMKYVYDFGDNWQHEIIMEEIVNDESIVSPVCLEGEGDAPPEDCGGEPGFREFLAIMSDPTHPEHDSMKQWAAGQLYQRFNKGLVNHRLRGM